Proteins co-encoded in one Chaetodon auriga isolate fChaAug3 chromosome 9, fChaAug3.hap1, whole genome shotgun sequence genomic window:
- the maml1 gene encoding mastermind-like protein 1 isoform X2: MERLRRRIELFRQHHNSCESRYENATLERLELERQQTFALHQRCLQAKAKRSNKHRQPQPSGDQAGQRAPGGGVSSAEHGESGGTAAEQSRNSTLIALQETVKRKLESAGSPLGRDQVNGFSDGFPPNKKACLDNGTTNGSPLDSKLGISDALNSNGTHGPAGESTDGGRDSGSDFHRKEMKQEPDDILPIMPPSGGGNNSLFPDLNLNEQEWTELMEELNCTVAYEDIQDILNDGFEDRKDPPELAPTPGCAGPVGGGAGGAAGGGGGQSSQGLLPPDLVSVKSEFSPASVAFEQDSRTGSPHVRSTSSGPPPPHPTSSPVASSSASSPALPPSQPAPAPRQLQPPPNHLLPPGPPVPKDLSPAQQLQQLAAQQQRAQHLHGQMQHKQPQPGTKFHSQGPHAHPSPWPQMANTSQSPRGGAFVMDKPTSPSLYPQDFNPNAQKQLLMPSQPNKVSPKAGAGSYMPGPTGHGNMLGHPTPGPPLSHPPAPGAQASAAMLNYNNTKPLSHFEAGPGPPRPPNTQSQNKAVLLSLLRQQQQIKQKNSINFRQHIPHTQDQNTYPAPSHGPGPANAMASAPGNNAMTAQSGNAMAANHGNAAYLSNQAAVAAALKQQQILEQQKQQQQYMQRQQLMAEQEKQRQQDQQLQRHLTRPPPQYQDQPGQPANQNPFPQAPVNQFTASSQPMGSVGSMGGPAPGSQRMFPQNQGMMGMNMGQAGGPAGGVAPPPAASQADISLSSCGGGGGGAGVDVQQVLYNNMNLHPNHPAHAAHPPQQAGLQRQPLGPMAASYRQNLLAQQQHLKAQPNAAMLKQQQLAAAAAARMPGSMQNNMGASLPSSLPGNMQGAQSAAWQQQLANQPPSSNAGLPPNAFSNPPNTFHMQQQPRIPKMPPGAAPFGANPGGRPMGGLNPGQQMMQTNMAAAQQRAPPNPQSLGQPMANQQQTQQQQANQNQAVLPDLAVFGQPQGNGRQGLQCNQGYQVSRTANQQQQQVSFGYNVASGSFAGESELVDSLLKGQSTQEWMADLDELLASHH, translated from the exons ctgcaggagacggtgaagaggaagctggagagCGCTGGTTCTCCGCTGGGCAGAGATCAGGTCAACGGTTTCAGCGACGGTTTCCCCCCCAACAAGAAGGCCTGTCTGGACAACGGCACCACCAACGGCTCCCCGCTGGACTCCAAACTGGGGATCAGCGACGCACTGAACTCTAATGGCACCCACGGGCCGGCCGGCGAGTCGACGGACGGCGGCAGGGACTCGGGTTCGGACTTCCATCGGAAGGAGATGAAGCAGGAACCCGATGACATCCTGCCCATCATGCCGCCGTCGGGAGGAGGCAACAACAGCCTGTTCCCCGACCTCAACCTGAACGAGCAGGAGTGGACggagctgatggaggagctgaactGCACTGTGGCCTACGAGGACATCCAGGACATTCTCAATGACGGCTTTGAGGACCGCAAAGACCCTCCGGAGCTGGCACCCACTCCGGGTTGTGCTGGGCCggtgggaggaggagcaggaggagcagcaggtggtgGGGGGGGCCAGTCGTCCCAGGGTCTGCTGCCTCCAGATCTGGTCAGCGTTAAGTCAGAGTTCTCTCCAGCCTCAGTGGCTTTCGAGCAGGACTCTCGCACCGGCTCCCCCCATGTCAGGTCCACCTCCTCCGggccacctcctcctcaccccaccAGCTCCCCCgtcgcctcctcctccgcctcttccCCGGCTCTGCCTCCATCCCAACCGGCTCCTGCCCCCAGGCAGCTTCAGCCTCCCCCCAACCACCTCCTCCCTCCGGGCCCCCCGGTACCCAAAGACCTGTCCCCCgcccagcagctccagcagctggctgcccagcagcagagagcccAGCACCTCCACGGCCAgatgcagcacaaacagccacAGCCAGGGACCAAGTTTCACAGCCAGGGCCCCCATGCCCACCCCTCGCCCTGGCCCCAGATGGCCAACACCTCTCAGAGCCCACGAGGGGGCGCATTTGTTATGGACAAGCCCACAAGCCCCTCCCTGTACCCACAGGACTTCAACCCCAACGCccagaagcagctgctgatgcCCAGTCAGCCCAACAAAGTCTCTCCTAAGGCAGGGGCCGGCAGCTACATGCCGGGGCCCACCGGACACGGCAACATGCTGGGTCACCCGACTCCAGGGCCCCCGCTGAGCCACCCGCCTGCGCCGGGGGCTCAGGCCTCGGCCGCCATGCTGAACTACAACAACACCAAACCTCTGTCGCACTTTGAGGCGGGGCCCGGACCGCCGCGGCCCCCCAACACCCAGAGCCAGAACAAGGCGGTCCTGCTGTCGCtgctcagacagcagcagcagatcaaacAGAAGAACAGCATTAACTTCCGCCAgcacataccacacacacag GACCAGAACACCTATCCCGCTCCTTCCCACGGCCCGGGCCCCGCCAACGCCATGGCCTCCGCCCCGGGAAACAACGCCATGACGGCCCAGTCGGGAAACGCCATGGCGGCTAACCATGGTAACGCAGCATACCTGAGCAACCaggcggcggtggcggcggcgctgaaacagcagcagatcctggagcagcagaagcagcagcagcagtacatgcagagacagcagctcatGGCTGAACAG gagaagcagcggcagcaggaccagcagctgcagagacacctgaCCCGACCTCCCCCGCAGTACCAGGACCAGCCGGGACAGCCGGCCAATCAGAACCCTTTCCCACAGGCGCCAGTCAACCAGTTTACAG CTTCCTCTCAGCCAATGGGGAGCGTTGGCTCCATGGGAGGCCCCGCCCCTGGGTCCCAGCGCATGTTCCCTCAGAACCAAGGCATGATGGGTATGAACATGGGTCAGGCCGGCGGGCCGGCGGGCGGCGTCGCTCCGCCCCCTGCGGCGAGCCAGGCTGACATCAGTCTGTCTTCctgtgggggtggagggggcggGGCCGGCGTGGACGTGCAGCAGGTGCTGTACAACAACATGAACCTTCACCCCAACCACCCCGCCCACGCCGCCCACCCGCCCCAGCAGGCCGGTCTGCAGCGCCAGCCTCTGGGCCCCATGGCCGCCTCCTACAGACAGAACCTTCtggctcagcagcagcacctgaagGCACAGCCCAACGCCGCCatgttgaagcagcagcagctggccgCCGCAGCCGCCGCCCGCATGCCGGGCTCCATGCAGAACAATATGGGAGCCAGCCTGCCCAGCTCCCTGCCCGGCAACATGCAGGGCGCCCAGAGCGCCgcctggcagcagcagctggccaaCCAGCCGCCCTCCAGTAACGCCGGCCTGCCCCCCAACGCCTTCAGCAACCCCCCCAACACCTTCCACATGCAGCAACAGCCTCGCATTCCCAAGATGCCGCCTGGTGCTGCGCCCTTTGGTGCAAATCCCGGCGGGCGTCCAATGGGAGGCCTGAACCCTGGGCAGCAGATGATGCAGACAAACATGGCGGCCGCGCAGCAGAGGGCGCCGCCCAACCCTCAAAGCCTCGGCCAGCCCATGGCCAATCAGCAGCAGACTCAACAACAACAGGCCAATCAGAACCAGGCTGTCCTCCCCGACCTGGCGGTGTTCGGACAGCCGCAGGGCAACGGCCGCCAGGGCCTGCAGTGTAACCAAGGATACCAGGTGAGCAGGACtgccaatcagcagcagcagcaggtgtcgTTTGGATACAACGTGGCGTCTGGGAGCTTCGCCGGCGAGAGCGAGCTGGTCGACTCCCTGCTGAAGGGTCAGAGCACCCAAGAGTGGATGGCCGACCTGGACGAACTGCTCGCCAGCCACCACTAG